From a single Capsicum annuum cultivar UCD-10X-F1 chromosome 12, UCD10Xv1.1, whole genome shotgun sequence genomic region:
- the LOC107850905 gene encoding phosphoglucan phosphatase DSP4, amyloplastic → MNCLQNLPRSSGLPLRSFTGNSRKLNPTVVSLGMTKFADQRLSIVAQVVSGPESSTAKDDTEKDVGKSDTYSHDMTAAMGAVLTYRHELGMNYNFIRPDLIVGSCLQTPEDVDKLRSIGVKTIFCLQQNPDLEYFGVDINAIREYANECGDIEHLRAEIRDFDAFDLRLRLPAVISILNNAINRNGGVTYIHCTAGLGRAPAVALSYMFWVQGYKLGEAFDLLMSKRSCFPKLDAIKSATADILTGLKKMPVTLTWHGDDCTTVELSGLDIGWGQRIPLKFDEKQGLWTLQRDLPEGRYEYKYIVDGEWICSGFEPVTSPNKDGHVNNYVEVLDENSDFTNAAVRKKLTSDDPDLTSSERLIIGQFLEAYADVV, encoded by the exons GGGATGACAAAATTTGCTGATCAGCGTCTAAGTATTGTAGCACAG GTAGTATCTGGTCCTGAATCTAGTACAGCAAAGGACGACACAGAGAAGGATGTGGGAAAATCTGATACATACAGTCATGACATGACTGCAGCTATGGGAGCTG TTTTAACCTATAGGCATGAGTTAGGAATGAACTACAACTTCATCCGtccagatttgattgttgggtcaTGTCTACAG ACTCCTGAGGATGTGGACAAGCTTCGCAGCATTGGAGTAAAAACTATTTTTTGCTTGCAACAAAATCCAGATCTTGA ATATTTCGGGGTTGATATCAATGCAATTCGTGAATATGCCAACGAATGTGGTGATATCGAACACTTGCGTGCAGAAATAAG GGATTTTGATGCATTTGATTTGAGGTTGCGGCTTCCAGCTGTAATAAGCATACTAAACAACGCCATCAATAGAAATGGGGGCGTGACTTATATACACTGCACAGCTGGACTTGGCAGAGCTCCCGCAGTTGCG TTGTCATATATGTTCTGGGTTCAAGGCTATAAGCTCGGTGAAGCTTTCGACCTACTCATG AGCAAACGCTCCTGCTTTCCAAAACTTGATGCCATCAAAAGTGCCACAGCAGATATC CTTACAGGCCTTAAAAAGATGCCTGTCACGTTGACATGGCATGGTGATGATTGTACTACAGTGGAATTATCTGGACTTGATATTGGTTGGGGCCAG AGAATACCCTTGAAGTTTGACGAGAAACAAGGTTTGTGGACTCTCCAGAGGGATTTGCCT GAAGGACGCTATGAATACAAGTACATTGTTGATGGTGAATGGATATGCAGTGGGTTTGAGCCGGTCACTTCTCCCAACAAAGATGGACATGTCAACAACTATGTAGAG GTTCTTGACGAAAATTCAGACTTCACTAATGCAGCAGTACGGAAGAAGCTCACCAGTGATGACCCTGATCTTACATCAAGCGAAAGGCTCATAATCGGGCAATTTCTCGAAGCTTATGCAGATGTAGTATGA